CGGGCCAGGACCGCCGCCATGCGCGCGTCGCTGGAATCGCGGGTGGAAAAGCTGGAGCGTCGCCTGACGGAAGTCGAGGAGGAGAAAAACGGCGCGAAGGGAGAACCCCTTTCATAGGGGACAGCCCCTCGCGCGCCTTTGCCGGCGTTCACTTGGAAACGGGCTCCGTCATGCCGCTTCTCACGCCTTCGCTTGCCTTCACGCCGCGATCCTCCTACATTTTCGGAACATGGCGCATCTTGCAGGAGGCAGTTCCATGATCCTTATCACCGGCGCGGCCGGTTTCATCGGCTCCAATCTGGCCGCCGGCCTAAACGACCGGGGCCTGACCGACCTCGTCTTGTGCGATCGCCTGCGCCACGGCGAAAAATGGAAGAACATCAGGGCCCGGGAGTTCGACGACCTGATCGCGCCCGAGGCGTTGCCGGCCTGGCTTGCCGACCGGCGGGAGCGGCTTCGGGCCGTGTTCCACATGGGGGCCATCTCCGCGACCACCGTCACCGACGGCGACGCCGTGGCCCGGGAAAACCTGCGTTTTTCCATCGACCTCCTCGACTGGTGCGCCGCGGCCGGCGTGCCCTTCATCTACGCCTCTTCGGCCGCCACCTACGGCGACGGCTCCCAGGGCTTCGACGACCGCTTCACCCCCGAGGCGTTGGCCGAACTGACGCCGCTTAATCTCTACGCCTTCAGCAAGCATGCCTTCGACCGCATCGTCTGCCGCCGCAGGGTCGACGGCGGGCCCCTGCCGCCCCAGTGCGTCGGGCTCAAATTCTTCAACGTCTTCGGCCCCAACGAGTTCCACAAGGGCTCCATGCAAAGCGTGTTGACCAAGCTGTGGCCGACTATCGCCGGCGGCGGCACGGTCAAGCTCTTCAAGTCCCACCACCCGGACTACCCCGACGGCGGCCAGAAGCGCGACTTCGTCTCCGTGCGCGACGCCGAGCGGGTCATGCTCTGGCTGCTCGACCATCCCGAGGTCAGCGGGCTTTTCAACGTGGGCACGGGCACGGCCCGGACATTCAAGGATTTCATCAGCGCCGGATTCGCCGCCGCCGGACGCGCGCCGGCCATCGAATACGTGGACATGCCGCCGGAGATCCGCGACAAGTATCAGTATTTCACCGAGGCCCGCCTGGATCGGCTG
The sequence above is drawn from the Solidesulfovibrio fructosivorans JJ] genome and encodes:
- the rfaD gene encoding ADP-glyceromanno-heptose 6-epimerase, giving the protein MILITGAAGFIGSNLAAGLNDRGLTDLVLCDRLRHGEKWKNIRAREFDDLIAPEALPAWLADRRERLRAVFHMGAISATTVTDGDAVARENLRFSIDLLDWCAAAGVPFIYASSAATYGDGSQGFDDRFTPEALAELTPLNLYAFSKHAFDRIVCRRRVDGGPLPPQCVGLKFFNVFGPNEFHKGSMQSVLTKLWPTIAGGGTVKLFKSHHPDYPDGGQKRDFVSVRDAERVMLWLLDHPEVSGLFNVGTGTARTFKDFISAGFAAAGRAPAIEYVDMPPEIRDKYQYFTEARLDRLRAAGYAEPMTRLEEAVTDYVRGYLSRENPYR